The following are encoded in a window of bacterium SCSIO 12643 genomic DNA:
- a CDS encoding Ig-like domain-containing protein: MKITHFIVICFVALILVKCAQPRPLNGGEKDTTPPKILRSSPQNLSTGFEGHVFAMEFDEYVQIKSLNSELVVSPPLTYPVEYKIKGKRVFFEIKDTLKPNTTYNFNFGNAIVDLNENNPLDSNLYVVSTGLTLDSGQISGTVKDAYTLKPIKNATVLLHNVADDSAIFNGNPTYITKTDGTGKYHLKYLTPANYQIFVLENPGADYKYVPQTNIGFYHKNINPSKDNQVDFVLFKEADTTQYISKDFSRDYYSFVLGFHSDLKKPKFKIQPDTVNYIIEEIKQDSFKFWIKGDKDVDSVNIIIKDDLGFLDTIDINIEDRKKFYKKLKKRKQTKIPLPLKLNTSNNVHHYFDTLKLNFGRPPIKWNTDSMLFVHGKDTVPVKQMFKSGKLSMDLPTAKRGTTKEIRSMVINYKWDSNQEYAFIFYSGAFTDIINQKNDTTILKFKTNKFEDYGSFKFTVNVPGYNGPLLLEILDQKDKFVRDYKIKSGDVISHDLAIPGKYKVRLILDENNNKKWDTGNLIDQTQPEQIIYYDGIVEIRSNWDMEETWNVQIK; encoded by the coding sequence ATGAAAATAACACATTTTATAGTCATTTGTTTTGTCGCGCTGATTCTTGTTAAATGCGCACAGCCACGACCTCTAAATGGAGGTGAAAAAGATACTACACCACCTAAAATTCTGAGAAGTAGTCCGCAAAATCTATCTACAGGTTTTGAAGGTCATGTCTTCGCTATGGAATTTGACGAATATGTTCAAATTAAGTCGCTTAATTCTGAGCTGGTTGTATCTCCACCACTAACTTATCCTGTTGAGTATAAAATCAAAGGGAAAAGAGTCTTCTTTGAGATTAAAGACACCCTAAAACCAAATACTACTTATAATTTCAATTTTGGAAATGCAATCGTAGATTTAAATGAGAACAATCCATTAGATAGTAATTTATATGTGGTTTCAACAGGTTTAACATTAGACTCAGGTCAAATCTCTGGAACAGTAAAGGATGCATACACGTTAAAACCTATAAAAAATGCTACTGTTCTATTACATAATGTAGCTGATGATTCTGCCATTTTTAATGGCAATCCAACATATATTACCAAAACAGATGGAACAGGAAAATATCACTTAAAATACCTGACACCTGCAAATTATCAAATATTTGTTTTAGAAAATCCTGGCGCTGACTATAAATACGTTCCTCAAACTAATATTGGTTTTTATCATAAGAATATCAACCCATCTAAAGATAATCAGGTAGATTTCGTTCTATTTAAAGAAGCAGATACGACTCAATATATTTCAAAAGATTTTTCAAGAGATTACTACTCTTTTGTATTAGGCTTTCATTCAGATTTGAAGAAACCTAAATTCAAAATCCAACCGGATACTGTCAATTATATCATAGAGGAAATAAAACAAGACAGTTTTAAATTTTGGATTAAGGGAGATAAAGATGTAGACTCTGTCAACATAATCATTAAAGATGATTTGGGCTTTTTAGACACAATTGATATCAACATTGAGGATCGTAAAAAGTTCTATAAAAAACTGAAAAAAAGAAAGCAGACAAAAATTCCATTACCTTTAAAACTAAATACATCAAACAACGTTCATCACTATTTTGACACCCTAAAATTAAACTTTGGAAGACCTCCAATAAAATGGAATACAGATAGTATGTTATTTGTGCATGGAAAGGATACCGTTCCGGTAAAACAAATGTTTAAGTCGGGCAAACTTTCAATGGACCTCCCAACTGCCAAGAGAGGGACCACTAAAGAGATCAGGTCAATGGTGATTAATTATAAATGGGATTCTAATCAGGAATACGCCTTTATTTTTTATTCAGGAGCCTTTACTGACATTATTAACCAGAAAAATGATACTACCATTTTAAAATTCAAAACAAACAAGTTTGAAGATTATGGAAGCTTTAAATTTACAGTTAATGTCCCTGGATATAATGGGCCGCTATTACTGGAAATTCTGGATCAAAAAGACAAATTTGTTAGGGACTACAAAATCAAGTCAGGAGATGTTATTTCTCATGATTTAGCTATCCCTGGAAAATACAAAGTACGTCTAATCTTAGATGAAAACAATAATAAAAAGTGGGACACAGGTAATTTGATTGATCAAACTCAACCAGAGCAAATCATATATTACGATGGAATTGTGGAGATCAGATCAAACTGGGATATGGAAGAAACCTGGAACGTTCAAATCAAGTAA
- a CDS encoding ComF family protein — MGELLGAQILDSNRFKEIDLIIPVPLHPQKFKKRGYNQSEKLAQGVAKVLNLPLDISTLTRSTDNSTQTKKGLFNRWTNVQHVFSIMHPERLQGKHILLVDDVITSGATIEACAKQILQIQGSSISIISLAFAND, encoded by the coding sequence ATGGGAGAGTTACTAGGGGCTCAAATATTGGATTCTAACCGATTTAAAGAAATTGACCTCATCATTCCGGTTCCACTACATCCTCAAAAATTTAAAAAGCGTGGGTACAATCAATCAGAAAAACTAGCACAAGGAGTGGCAAAGGTTTTGAACTTACCTCTGGACATATCCACACTAACCCGATCCACAGACAACAGTACACAAACGAAAAAAGGACTTTTTAATCGATGGACTAACGTTCAACATGTATTTAGCATTATGCATCCTGAACGCCTTCAAGGCAAACATATTTTACTCGTTGATGACGTGATTACTTCAGGGGCTACTATTGAAGCTTGTGCCAAACAAATTCTACAAATACAAGGCTCGTCTATTAGTATTATATCGTTGGCTTTTGCCAATGATTAG
- the pth gene encoding aminoacyl-tRNA hydrolase, which produces MKYLVFGLGNIGSEYSETRHNIGFKILDELAGSSSIFFEPDKLASKAVVKFKGRQIILLKPSTYMNLSGKAVNYWMQKEKVPVDRVLVLTDDIALPFGKLRLRGKGSDGGHNGLKSINQILGHNKYARLRFGVGNDFNPGSQANYVLGEWNSDEKSLLPERLATCTKLVQSFVSIGLGQTMSQFNNK; this is translated from the coding sequence ATGAAATATCTTGTTTTTGGATTAGGAAACATCGGTTCAGAATATTCAGAAACCAGACATAATATAGGATTTAAAATACTCGATGAACTTGCTGGTTCATCGAGTATTTTTTTTGAACCCGATAAGTTAGCCTCTAAAGCTGTTGTCAAGTTTAAAGGACGACAGATTATCTTGCTTAAGCCTTCCACATATATGAATTTAAGTGGTAAGGCTGTTAATTATTGGATGCAAAAAGAAAAAGTCCCTGTAGATCGTGTACTCGTTCTCACAGATGATATTGCTTTGCCATTTGGTAAACTACGTCTTCGAGGAAAAGGAAGCGATGGAGGTCATAATGGACTTAAAAGTATCAATCAAATATTGGGACATAACAAATATGCCCGACTTCGATTTGGCGTAGGAAATGACTTTAATCCCGGGTCACAGGCCAACTATGTATTGGGGGAATGGAACTCTGACGAAAAGTCGCTACTTCCTGAACGCTTAGCAACCTGCACCAAACTTGTGCAAAGTTTTGTCTCTATTGGTCTTGGACAGACCATGTCTCAATTTAACAATAAATAG
- a CDS encoding ATP-binding protein, translating into MAKVPFKVSARTAKLIGLENFSNAEGAIIELIKNTYDADSKICITIFDLQYKEIENLSNESNETSEKELVLDRDNSNIFIIDNGEGMTDSIISNQWMTIGTDDKLYSHTSEDGRVKTGAKGIGRFALNRLGLSTEMYTISKTNKDIGHYWKVNWDDFDKKGAVVSQINAELLDKPNLDLKNLLHNRFEENQQIAEVIQEKSFSNGTIIKISNLNDNWEFEQLKKLYDNLEMLLPPKEQNDFEIHFFSTDNLDEFGKVKSAYYDDFDYKIKADYKDDKDRTLELKITRNEFDIDVIEKRYKELFDYKQMKSFPYRLEDLQEKTITLKTSLNDLFSSEVDDNLIAKIGKFGFTFYFLKNTISDDKQDGDIKKYPYKNFNSTNRKTWLKKFGGVKIFRDDFRIRPYGEKGEDWLKLGERQGQSPGGAGQKLGGYRIRPNQIAGTVNISRIYNESFQDKSGREGIRENDVFDLFKNLLIEIISLFENDRNVIMFHLSELYKKRNKEEEEKRKAQEAAERINKEEEEKEQNEDPSEDNDDTQDDDPTTEGATDTEKSLAKGIKILSQEIENKDEEIRLLRTFASTGLIISSFAHEVKSLRSRLIPRTSFLLRELKNHINEKDLNHLDKDDNPFYMIKLIQEEDTKLKHWLEYSLNSITRDKRERRNLSFGSYFESFKSNWQKAIEQRNATIVLNGTNDDNYTIRAFEVDMDSIFNNLLSNSLNALKGVKREKKLIEISWKRVNDTIEILFSDNGKGLASQYKKNPEDIFKLLESSKTNKKGEKIGTGLGLYIVQSIVEQYNNASISIMNIEDGLTLKLEFQVRKGN; encoded by the coding sequence ATGGCTAAAGTACCTTTTAAAGTTTCCGCAAGGACAGCAAAATTAATTGGTTTAGAGAATTTCTCTAATGCAGAAGGTGCTATAATAGAGCTTATAAAAAACACCTATGATGCTGATTCCAAAATTTGCATTACAATATTTGACTTACAATATAAAGAAATTGAAAACCTTTCTAACGAAAGCAATGAGACGTCTGAAAAGGAACTAGTACTGGATAGAGATAATAGTAACATTTTTATCATAGATAATGGTGAAGGAATGACAGATTCAATAATCTCTAATCAATGGATGACTATTGGAACAGATGATAAGTTATACTCTCATACTTCCGAAGATGGAAGAGTAAAAACTGGAGCAAAAGGAATAGGTCGATTTGCATTAAACCGACTTGGTCTATCTACAGAAATGTATACTATCTCAAAAACAAATAAAGACATTGGACACTATTGGAAAGTCAATTGGGATGATTTTGATAAAAAGGGAGCTGTTGTTTCTCAAATCAATGCTGAATTGTTAGATAAACCGAATTTAGATTTAAAAAATCTTTTACATAACAGATTTGAAGAAAATCAACAAATTGCCGAAGTAATACAAGAGAAATCATTTTCCAATGGAACTATCATAAAGATTTCAAATCTTAACGATAATTGGGAGTTTGAACAACTGAAAAAGCTTTATGATAATTTAGAAATGCTTTTACCTCCAAAAGAACAAAATGATTTTGAAATCCATTTCTTTTCCACAGATAATCTTGATGAATTCGGCAAAGTCAAAAGTGCATATTATGATGACTTTGATTATAAAATTAAAGCAGATTACAAAGATGACAAAGACAGAACTCTAGAGCTAAAAATCACTAGAAACGAATTTGATATTGATGTAATAGAAAAACGTTATAAGGAACTCTTTGACTATAAGCAAATGAAGAGTTTCCCATATCGTTTAGAAGACTTACAAGAAAAGACAATAACCTTAAAGACTAGTTTAAACGACTTGTTTTCTTCTGAAGTTGATGATAATTTAATAGCTAAAATAGGCAAGTTTGGATTTACATTTTATTTTTTAAAGAATACCATATCTGATGATAAACAAGATGGAGATATTAAGAAATATCCATATAAAAACTTTAATAGCACGAATAGAAAAACTTGGCTTAAAAAATTTGGTGGAGTAAAAATTTTTAGAGATGACTTTAGAATAAGACCATATGGAGAAAAAGGTGAAGATTGGTTAAAACTGGGTGAACGTCAAGGTCAAAGTCCTGGTGGTGCAGGGCAAAAATTAGGAGGTTATAGAATTAGACCTAACCAGATTGCGGGAACTGTAAATATTTCTAGAATTTACAATGAAAGTTTTCAAGATAAATCTGGACGAGAAGGAATACGTGAGAATGATGTTTTTGATTTATTCAAAAACTTATTGATTGAAATTATAAGCCTTTTCGAGAATGACAGAAATGTCATTATGTTCCACCTTTCAGAATTGTATAAAAAAAGAAATAAAGAAGAAGAGGAAAAAAGAAAAGCTCAAGAAGCCGCAGAGAGAATTAATAAGGAGGAAGAAGAAAAAGAGCAAAATGAAGACCCTTCGGAGGACAATGACGACACTCAAGACGATGATCCTACAACTGAAGGAGCTACTGACACAGAAAAATCTTTAGCAAAAGGGATTAAAATTCTATCTCAGGAGATAGAAAATAAAGATGAAGAAATTCGATTGCTTAGAACTTTTGCCAGTACAGGTCTTATCATCTCTTCTTTTGCCCATGAAGTAAAAAGCTTAAGGTCTAGATTGATACCTAGAACCTCGTTTTTACTTCGAGAACTTAAAAACCATATTAACGAAAAAGATCTTAATCATTTAGACAAGGATGACAATCCTTTTTATATGATTAAACTAATTCAGGAAGAAGATACTAAACTCAAACATTGGCTAGAATATTCTCTGAATTCAATTACTAGAGATAAACGAGAAAGAAGGAACCTGAGTTTTGGAAGTTATTTTGAAAGCTTTAAATCAAATTGGCAAAAAGCCATCGAGCAAAGAAATGCAACAATAGTATTAAATGGAACTAATGACGACAACTATACTATAAGAGCTTTCGAAGTAGATATGGACTCGATATTTAATAATCTTCTTTCTAATTCTCTTAATGCACTAAAAGGTGTGAAAAGAGAGAAAAAACTAATAGAAATAAGTTGGAAAAGGGTTAATGACACTATCGAAATATTGTTTTCTGATAATGGAAAGGGGTTAGCCTCACAATACAAAAAAAATCCGGAAGATATATTCAAGTTATTAGAATCGTCCAAAACAAATAAGAAAGGAGAAAAAATTGGTACTGGGTTAGGTTTATATATAGTTCAATCAATAGTTGAACAGTATAATAATGCTTCCATCAGCATTATGAACATAGAGGATGGATTAACTCTTAAACTAGAATTCCAAGTAAGAAAAGGTAATTAA
- a CDS encoding GAF domain-containing protein, producing the protein MSENLQINKTSKKDAYETLLPQVQSLIAGEVNLIANLANACSAIQMTFDHLWTGFYLVDKKQLVLGPFQGPIACTRIPMGKGVCGTAWKEQNTVIVKNVNEFEGHIACSSDSVSEIVVPLFDLENNIIGVLDIDSAQEAMFDETDQKYLEKLCLLITKNLDC; encoded by the coding sequence ATGTCAGAAAATCTTCAAATCAATAAAACAAGCAAAAAAGATGCTTACGAGACTTTGCTTCCGCAAGTCCAAAGTCTTATTGCCGGAGAAGTTAATCTGATTGCCAATTTAGCGAATGCATGCAGTGCTATTCAAATGACATTTGACCATCTGTGGACTGGTTTTTATTTAGTCGATAAAAAACAACTTGTTTTAGGACCTTTCCAAGGACCAATTGCCTGTACACGCATTCCAATGGGCAAAGGCGTTTGCGGAACGGCCTGGAAAGAACAAAATACAGTTATTGTTAAAAATGTGAATGAGTTTGAAGGTCACATTGCTTGTAGTTCTGACAGTGTATCTGAAATTGTAGTTCCCTTGTTCGACCTTGAAAACAACATCATTGGAGTTTTAGACATAGATAGCGCCCAAGAAGCTATGTTCGATGAGACTGATCAAAAATATCTGGAAAAGCTGTGTCTTTTAATCACCAAAAATTTAGACTGTTAA
- a CDS encoding ribose-phosphate pyrophosphokinase → MGDRIKFFTGNADIDLAENIAKAYGSGLGDVSIPKFSDGEYTTYFNETVRGQDVFLLQSTNPPVDNLMEMLLMIDAAKRASARQIIAVMPYFGFARQDRKDKPRVAIGSKLVANLLSAAGVTRVMTMDLHADQIQGFFEIPVDHLYASSIFLPYIQENFNLDNLVIAAPDTGGTKRANAYSKYLGLEMAICYKQRSVANKIDNMMVIGDVKGKDVLIIDDIIDTAGTICKAAELMMEQGAASVSAMCTHPVLSGPAYERINNSVIKEMIVTDTIALKGESSKIKVLTVANLFAEVIRSLENHESISNNFIV, encoded by the coding sequence GTGGGAGATAGAATAAAATTTTTTACAGGCAACGCAGACATTGATTTAGCAGAGAATATCGCTAAAGCATACGGGTCTGGATTGGGCGATGTATCCATTCCTAAATTTAGTGATGGAGAGTATACCACTTACTTTAATGAAACAGTACGTGGACAAGATGTTTTTCTTTTACAATCTACCAATCCACCTGTAGACAATTTAATGGAAATGCTTCTGATGATTGATGCGGCAAAACGTGCCTCTGCGCGCCAAATCATTGCGGTAATGCCATATTTTGGATTTGCCAGACAAGATCGTAAAGATAAACCTCGTGTAGCTATCGGGTCTAAACTTGTTGCTAACTTATTAAGTGCGGCAGGTGTAACCAGAGTTATGACGATGGACTTACACGCTGATCAAATTCAAGGTTTCTTTGAAATACCAGTTGATCACTTATATGCTTCAAGCATTTTCCTACCTTATATCCAGGAAAACTTCAATCTGGATAATTTAGTTATTGCTGCCCCTGATACCGGTGGTACAAAAAGAGCCAATGCATACTCTAAATACTTAGGATTAGAGATGGCTATTTGTTACAAGCAAAGAAGTGTTGCGAATAAAATCGACAACATGATGGTTATCGGTGACGTAAAAGGTAAAGACGTACTGATCATTGATGACATTATTGACACTGCAGGTACCATTTGTAAAGCTGCAGAATTAATGATGGAACAAGGAGCTGCAAGCGTTAGTGCAATGTGTACGCATCCTGTTTTATCAGGTCCGGCATATGAAAGAATTAACAACTCTGTTATTAAAGAGATGATCGTTACAGACACCATCGCTTTAAAAGGAGAGTCAAGTAAAATAAAAGTTTTAACAGTAGCTAATTTATTTGCAGAGGTTATTCGTAGTTTAGAAAACCACGAATCTATCAGCAATAACTTTATAGTATAG
- a CDS encoding amidohydrolase has translation MEAIKVCYIQADLHWEDIDKNLEMFTDKSEGISENVDLLILPEMFSTGFSMAPEKWSETEEGKALMWMKNMAVSKDCVVTGSVIIQEKGQYFNRLFWVQPNGEYKSYNKRHLFSFAGEDEHYTSGTERLIVDLKGFKIMPLICYDLRFPVWSRNDVDYDLAIYVANWPERRSYYWKQLLIARAIENQSYVIGVNRVGNDGNDIYHSGDSVCLDPLGGMVYSSKPGIEEVACFQIERKVIQTVREKFNFLNDQDAFQIT, from the coding sequence ATGGAAGCGATAAAGGTATGTTATATCCAGGCAGATTTGCATTGGGAAGATATTGACAAAAATTTAGAAATGTTTACGGATAAATCGGAAGGGATATCCGAAAATGTAGACCTTTTGATATTACCAGAAATGTTTTCTACAGGTTTCTCCATGGCTCCGGAAAAATGGAGTGAAACAGAGGAAGGGAAGGCTTTAATGTGGATGAAGAATATGGCTGTGTCCAAAGATTGTGTGGTTACCGGAAGTGTAATTATTCAAGAAAAAGGGCAGTATTTTAATCGTTTGTTTTGGGTTCAACCCAATGGAGAGTATAAGTCTTATAATAAAAGACACTTATTTTCTTTTGCAGGAGAAGATGAACATTATACTTCCGGAACTGAAAGATTGATTGTTGATTTAAAAGGTTTTAAAATCATGCCATTGATCTGTTACGATCTGAGGTTTCCGGTATGGAGTCGTAATGATGTGGATTATGATTTGGCTATTTATGTAGCCAATTGGCCTGAGCGTAGATCATATTACTGGAAACAGCTATTAATTGCACGCGCAATAGAAAATCAATCTTATGTGATTGGGGTTAACCGGGTAGGAAATGACGGCAACGATATTTACCATTCGGGAGATAGCGTATGTTTAGATCCCCTTGGTGGAATGGTTTATTCTTCGAAACCGGGGATAGAAGAAGTGGCTTGCTTTCAAATTGAAAGAAAAGTAATTCAAACGGTGAGAGAAAAGTTTAATTTCTTAAATGATCAGGATGCGTTTCAAATTACTTGA
- a CDS encoding 50S ribosomal protein L25/general stress protein Ctc: MKTISITGSVRENLGKTGAKDARNNDQVPCVMYGGGKQIHFTVDQKSFDKIIYTADVYNVILNIDGTEYSSLLKDAQFHPVTDKPVHADFLFLEDGKPVTVSLPIALTGSSAGVKNGGKLRTPMRKLKVKGELANMPENIEIDITKLRIGQSIKVGSLTTEGLEYLDPASNVIVAVKTARGAVQDDEEEEEEAAEAEA; this comes from the coding sequence ATGAAAACAATATCAATCACAGGTTCGGTTAGAGAGAATTTAGGTAAAACAGGAGCTAAAGACGCTAGAAACAATGACCAGGTGCCATGTGTTATGTATGGCGGTGGAAAACAAATCCACTTTACTGTAGATCAAAAATCATTTGACAAGATTATTTATACTGCAGATGTATATAATGTAATCTTAAACATTGACGGAACAGAATATAGCTCTTTGTTGAAAGATGCTCAATTCCACCCTGTAACTGACAAACCAGTTCATGCTGACTTCTTATTCTTAGAAGACGGTAAGCCTGTTACTGTGTCATTGCCTATCGCTTTGACTGGTTCTTCTGCTGGTGTTAAAAATGGTGGTAAATTAAGAACCCCAATGAGAAAGCTTAAGGTAAAAGGTGAGCTTGCTAACATGCCAGAAAATATTGAAATTGACATTACAAAATTACGTATTGGTCAATCTATCAAAGTTGGAAGCTTGACAACTGAAGGTCTTGAGTATTTAGACCCTGCGTCTAACGTGATCGTTGCAGTTAAAACTGCTCGTGGTGCGGTTCAGGATGACGAAGAAGAAGAGGAAGAAGCTGCTGAAGCTGAAGCTTAA
- a CDS encoding HNH endonuclease, with translation MSVFREHTPKRRNITTDVSAYGKHRDDLKLDYQNRCGYCNDIDTWRFVWFEIDHFVPKKYLKTISETDYSNLVYSCRSCNNAKRAKWPTGDENKHNESNKGFIDPCDDGYNNQFERLKTGSIRPKTELGEWMYNAMKLYKPQHEIIWNIDLLDQLIEEIETLLDASPNSDIENRLLEAYREFRKYVKNLSNVGH, from the coding sequence ATGAGTGTTTTTCGAGAGCATACTCCAAAGAGGAGAAATATTACAACTGATGTTTCAGCGTACGGAAAACATAGAGACGATCTAAAATTAGATTATCAAAATAGATGTGGATACTGTAATGATATCGACACATGGAGATTTGTTTGGTTTGAAATTGACCACTTTGTTCCAAAGAAATATCTAAAAACAATAAGTGAAACAGATTATTCCAACCTAGTTTATTCGTGTCGATCTTGTAATAATGCTAAAAGAGCAAAGTGGCCAACTGGTGATGAAAATAAACATAATGAAAGTAACAAAGGGTTTATTGACCCATGTGATGATGGTTACAACAATCAGTTTGAAAGGTTAAAAACTGGTAGTATCAGACCAAAAACTGAACTTGGTGAATGGATGTATAATGCAATGAAATTATACAAACCGCAACACGAGATTATATGGAATATTGATTTGCTAGATCAATTGATTGAGGAAATAGAGACCCTGCTTGACGCATCACCAAATAGTGATATTGAAAATAGACTATTGGAAGCATACAGAGAATTTAGAAAATACGTAAAAAACTTAAGTAACGTTGGACACTAA
- a CDS encoding N-6 DNA methylase: MDTKKNTGSYYTPSYLASFISKRVLSHFEDKTRMSILEPSVGDGAFVSELAKSTDIKIKLSALDINQEELDKASEKWKKKNAAFIKTDFLDFSNTNKYSAVVGNPPYVKKNRLTKKQIDLSKEIHFKEGLSEASVKNIWTTFLIKSNKLLNNNGVLAFVLPSELLQVKFAEEVREYLKKEFQRIEIFTFNDLMFECKGQDTIVLFAFKKSNNRGEFFANIDSKETLETGKFTLKNNNLLVSSKVKWTHHFLTDDELTFIGNLKKELLTVNHYSDSKPGIVTAANKFFIIDKETEKKYNLSRFTKPIIQKGLFVNGSVIFNRSDLEELEANDYPTKLLQLTNEDRISKKLREYLTLGEKEEIHNRYKCKLRNNWYVIPNISDVPDAFFFKRSHLYPKLLKNNSNAFVTDSAYKVKMRDQYDLNSFIFSFYNTLTLLLSEIEGRYYGGGVLELVPSEFKKLSMPYVEIDNLQFENFTERFENKKNIEDIFSQNDLAILNPTLGIGNEELLQLTKIRNKLKRKRLRV; this comes from the coding sequence TTGGACACTAAGAAAAATACTGGTTCATATTATACGCCTTCATACTTGGCAAGTTTTATCTCAAAAAGAGTTCTGTCTCATTTTGAGGACAAAACACGTATGTCCATTTTAGAGCCTAGTGTTGGTGATGGTGCTTTTGTTTCAGAATTAGCTAAGTCAACTGATATAAAAATCAAACTCTCCGCATTAGATATTAACCAAGAAGAATTAGATAAAGCTTCTGAAAAGTGGAAAAAGAAAAATGCGGCATTCATAAAAACTGATTTCCTTGACTTTTCCAATACTAATAAATATTCCGCAGTTGTTGGAAACCCTCCTTATGTCAAAAAAAATAGACTGACTAAAAAACAGATTGATTTAAGTAAAGAAATTCACTTTAAAGAGGGGCTTTCAGAAGCTTCGGTTAAAAATATTTGGACAACATTCCTAATCAAATCCAATAAACTACTTAATAATAATGGTGTTCTTGCATTTGTTTTACCTTCTGAACTATTGCAAGTGAAATTTGCTGAAGAAGTTCGGGAGTACCTAAAAAAAGAATTTCAAAGAATTGAAATTTTCACATTCAATGATCTAATGTTTGAATGCAAAGGACAAGATACTATTGTACTTTTTGCTTTTAAAAAATCAAATAATAGAGGAGAGTTTTTTGCTAATATAGATTCAAAAGAGACACTTGAAACAGGAAAATTCACTTTAAAAAACAATAACTTACTTGTTTCTTCAAAAGTAAAATGGACACATCATTTTTTAACAGATGATGAATTGACATTTATAGGAAATCTTAAAAAAGAACTTCTAACTGTTAATCATTATTCGGATTCTAAACCTGGCATTGTAACTGCTGCGAATAAGTTCTTTATTATTGATAAAGAAACTGAAAAGAAATATAATCTATCAAGATTTACCAAACCAATTATTCAAAAAGGGCTTTTTGTGAATGGTAGTGTTATTTTCAATCGTTCAGATCTTGAAGAACTAGAAGCTAATGATTATCCCACCAAGTTGCTACAACTCACTAATGAAGATAGAATCTCTAAGAAACTTCGAGAATACTTAACTCTTGGTGAGAAAGAAGAAATTCACAACAGGTACAAGTGTAAACTAAGAAACAATTGGTATGTAATCCCTAACATTTCTGATGTACCTGATGCATTTTTCTTTAAAAGAAGTCATTTATATCCCAAATTATTAAAGAATAATTCAAATGCTTTTGTAACGGATTCAGCTTATAAAGTTAAAATGAGAGATCAATACGACTTAAATAGTTTCATATTCTCTTTCTATAATACATTGACTCTTTTATTGTCAGAAATTGAAGGAAGATATTATGGTGGAGGTGTTTTAGAATTGGTTCCAAGTGAATTTAAAAAACTGTCAATGCCATACGTTGAAATAGATAATCTTCAATTTGAAAATTTCACTGAGAGATTTGAAAACAAGAAAAATATTGAAGACATCTTTTCCCAAAATGATTTAGCGATACTTAATCCTACGTTAGGGATAGGCAATGAAGAGCTATTACAATTGACAAAAATTAGGAATAAATTGAAGCGAAAAAGATTAAGAGTTTAA